The following nucleotide sequence is from Bactrocera oleae isolate idBacOlea1 chromosome 2, idBacOlea1, whole genome shotgun sequence.
GTGCATAGCTATGCACAtttgtgaaataattttgaaaatgtttgcaCTGAAACCCATAGTGGTTGCTTTGTGGATGTTAGCGTGTGCCACAAATTATGTGGAATCCGCAAAAATACTCGCTGTATTTCCTTTCTCGGGTCCCTcccaatatatatgtgtgcaatcGTATTTGCAGACACTGGCGGTGCGTGGACATGAAATCACTTCGGTTTCGGCGTTTCCGcaaaaaacacttttaaaaaactttcgTGATATAACAATACATATAGAGCAATCTCACCATGATGGTTAGTGTAAACTTTGAcgataaataaagcaaaagtttcaattcaaataattttagagGCAGTAATCAGCGCGATAGAGGAAATGTCTGGTGACAAATTGGACCTGCTGCAATCTGTTAGGGACTATACAACAATGACTTCCTTGTTGGTATGGGAAACTGAGGAGTTCCAACAATTATTGCGCTCTGACGAACAATTCGATCTCATCATTATCGAAGTGTTCTATCAGGAGGCACTTTACGCATTAGGTCAACACTTCAAAGCGCCTATGATTGGTGTCTCCACATTTGGCGCAGATATTATTATCGACCAGTTGGTGGACAATGTTTCGCCGGTAGCATATGTACCAACGCCTACCGGCATAAACTTGGATCGTATGAATTTCTGGGAACGCTTAGATAATTTATATTCCAACACTATGGAGCTTCTCTATACTCATTTAGTTTTAATACCGGAACAACAGCGGTACTATGAAAAGTATTTTCCTAATGCGACATTGCGCTTAACAGACGTGCGTAGAGACTTTTCACTTTTGCTGCTCAATCAACATTACTCATTCAGTTGGCCGCGTCCATTGGTGCCGAATGCAATCGAAGTAGCTGGTATGCATATTGATCACAAACCGAAGAAAATACCAACGGATATGGAAGATTTTATCAATGCTTCGTCTAGAGGGGCTATTTACTTCTCATTAGGGTCGAACGTAAAAAGCGCATTTTTGCCGAAACATAAATTGCAAGAGCTAATGAACGCATTTGCCTCCTTACCAGTGAACGTGTTGTGGAAATTTGAGAAGACGGATCTAGCTGGTAAACCAAAGAATGTCTTCATCAATAAATGGTTTCCACAATCGGACATACTTGCTCATCCTAAAGTGAAACTGTTCGTTACACATGGCGGTATGCACAGTCTGATAGAAGCGGTTCATCATGCTAAACCGGTTGTGGGTACGCCAGTCTTTTACGATCAACATTTGAATGTTGAAAAAGCAGTAAGTAAAGGTTTCGGTGTTGCTATAAACTTTCGAAATTTCACCAGCACCGAGTTACGCAATGCCATTCTAGAGGTGTTGAACAATCCCACGTATACCGAAAAAGCGCGAGAGATCTCTGCTAGTTTCCATGATCGACCTATGAAACCGCTCGATGCAGCAATCTA
It contains:
- the LOC106625911 gene encoding UDP-glucosyltransferase 2 → MHICEIILKMFALKPIVVALWMLACATNYVESAKILAVFPFSGPSQYICVQSYLQTLAVRGHEITSVSAFPQKTLLKNFRDITIHIEQSHHDEAVISAIEEMSGDKLDLLQSVRDYTTMTSLLVWETEEFQQLLRSDEQFDLIIIEVFYQEALYALGQHFKAPMIGVSTFGADIIIDQLVDNVSPVAYVPTPTGINLDRMNFWERLDNLYSNTMELLYTHLVLIPEQQRYYEKYFPNATLRLTDVRRDFSLLLLNQHYSFSWPRPLVPNAIEVAGMHIDHKPKKIPTDMEDFINASSRGAIYFSLGSNVKSAFLPKHKLQELMNAFASLPVNVLWKFEKTDLAGKPKNVFINKWFPQSDILAHPKVKLFVTHGGMHSLIEAVHHAKPVVGTPVFYDQHLNVEKAVSKGFGVAINFRNFTSTELRNAILEVLNNPTYTEKAREISASFHDRPMKPLDAAIYWTEYVLRHKGAPQMRVAARHLNFLQRHSVDTMAVLFGIPLLLAIFIIHGVFKVLATIFSSNGNANKKRKHD